A window from Leptothermofonsia sichuanensis E412 encodes these proteins:
- a CDS encoding response regulator produces the protein MISTTIGYANTARTLASLSQQRATGELTLSSGDRQWKLYFFHGRLVYGTGSLHRVRRWYRAVKQHHPHLNADCVSQEEPWEYHLLSHHVAQNQLNAAQAQTVIKSSLEEVLFSLVSNPVMTSDWYSMQRFSLKDNAALSLLLSSSQVEQVLQRSQALWKQWKALELDALSPYRAPILRQAAPTDSSSISPLPDKLNPFLTGQHTLWDIAAHAQRPITVVTQFLLPWLQQGAIALEEIPDLPPPLRQVHCPTGTGGKKKRPVIACIDDSPTVGQVLAAILEPAGYRVVNIQDPLSGIATLVKHKPDLIFLDLVMPDTSGYNLCNFLRKTPTFQNTPIIILTSQDGILDRTRARLAGATDFLTKPPEPQTMINLVQSHLGSILPLN, from the coding sequence ATGATCTCCACAACGATTGGATATGCCAATACTGCTCGTACTTTGGCATCGTTAAGTCAACAGAGAGCAACGGGCGAATTAACGCTCAGTAGTGGCGATCGCCAGTGGAAACTGTATTTTTTTCATGGGCGGCTGGTATACGGCACGGGTAGTCTTCACCGGGTCAGACGCTGGTACCGGGCGGTTAAGCAACATCACCCTCACCTGAATGCGGACTGTGTTTCTCAAGAAGAACCCTGGGAGTATCATCTGCTCAGCCATCATGTGGCTCAAAATCAACTGAATGCTGCCCAGGCGCAAACGGTCATTAAGTCCAGTCTGGAGGAGGTGTTATTTTCGCTGGTCAGCAACCCGGTCATGACTAGTGACTGGTATTCCATGCAGCGATTTTCCTTGAAGGATAATGCGGCGCTCAGTCTGTTGCTATCGTCTTCCCAGGTAGAGCAGGTCTTGCAGCGATCGCAGGCTCTCTGGAAACAATGGAAAGCCCTTGAACTGGATGCCCTCAGCCCCTATCGGGCACCAATTTTAAGACAGGCTGCCCCGACTGATTCCAGCTCCATTTCCCCGCTGCCAGATAAACTGAACCCGTTTCTGACCGGACAGCATACCCTCTGGGATATTGCAGCCCACGCCCAGCGCCCAATTACGGTAGTCACTCAGTTTCTGCTGCCCTGGTTGCAGCAGGGGGCGATCGCCTTAGAGGAAATACCCGACCTGCCACCACCACTCCGGCAAGTCCATTGCCCCACAGGCACTGGTGGCAAAAAGAAACGACCCGTGATTGCCTGTATTGATGACAGTCCTACGGTAGGGCAGGTGTTGGCGGCGATCCTGGAACCCGCCGGATACCGGGTGGTGAATATCCAGGACCCGCTTTCAGGCATTGCTACCCTGGTAAAGCACAAGCCTGACCTGATTTTTCTTGATCTGGTGATGCCAGATACCAGTGGTTATAACCTCTGTAATTTTTTGCGCAAGACACCCACCTTTCAAAACACTCCCATCATCATTCTCACCAGTCAGGATGGAATTCTGGATCGCACCCGTGCCCGATTAGCCGGAGCAACGGATTTTCTGACCAAGCCCCCAGAGCCGCAAACCATGATTAACCTGGTACAGAGCCATCTTGGTTCGATCCTGCCACTCAACTGA
- a CDS encoding tetratricopeptide repeat protein translates to MEEKALRDRYRALIDQIVEATLKGQIRSKEQVYQLLIQGIEAGTGEIFERCFLERFEAAQTAVSQADSEIKQAKAERILRALKTVQAEWERYQKENQATTAIAATAQAIVLAESSQRFLTLVRAIDVNQSNNFTPEQLKQLAKELEQSPTLAFNPGLGQEIYQFAIGIQNGLAAWQQLEDHLISWMYDQNRAIGFNGTPGQTGPWDQWAKQVSRPFLKQLFQTLSLNQSIAGLVCQQQQMSLSDWVELVIALQYVQRGLVVWFEKQPYNSKWGTKQAVSTFLTFAVIWSQLSSGLEEAHALNEETRQQLSQGCFQVVLQILRAFSQRPYFPLYGGVFALFSGNYLRETLNYLDEPLQQVAGTQEKARILTLIGYSWRAAGFIERAIGFHQEALEIARQAGDRPCEIANLNHLSRAYIARKEFSESINYSQRALVFARQAGDRLGEANALTNLGYGEVLNARQRESMDPDEYQTAVGYLKQGLNLLEQSVMSKLDNVAARQSQALCYNSLGIAHVILGQLPMAMAYLEKGVEAAQLSGDLYLQGTNYAFLAEVNYSQNQRERALYCACLAMYLLERIQAAEWRQPAGLLSILQGQVGEKEFQTAIAQFRPQIIAVIGVDGYDYLPKLLEDYQRSLS, encoded by the coding sequence TTGGAGGAAAAGGCATTGCGCGATCGCTACCGGGCATTGATTGATCAAATTGTTGAGGCTACGCTCAAAGGGCAGATTCGATCTAAAGAGCAAGTCTATCAACTGCTGATTCAGGGAATTGAGGCTGGTACAGGAGAAATTTTTGAACGTTGCTTTCTGGAACGGTTTGAAGCGGCTCAAACGGCGGTCAGCCAGGCGGACAGTGAAATCAAGCAAGCCAAAGCTGAACGGATTCTGCGTGCCTTAAAAACGGTTCAGGCAGAGTGGGAGCGCTATCAAAAAGAGAACCAGGCAACCACTGCGATCGCCGCAACTGCCCAGGCAATAGTGCTGGCAGAATCCAGTCAACGGTTTTTAACCCTGGTGCGGGCGATCGATGTCAACCAGTCAAATAACTTCACCCCAGAACAATTAAAGCAATTAGCAAAAGAACTGGAACAATCTCCCACCCTGGCATTCAACCCTGGACTGGGACAGGAAATTTACCAGTTCGCGATCGGTATTCAAAATGGGCTGGCTGCCTGGCAACAGTTAGAAGACCATCTGATTAGCTGGATGTATGACCAGAACCGGGCGATCGGGTTTAACGGCACACCAGGACAAACAGGACCCTGGGATCAGTGGGCAAAACAGGTCAGCCGTCCGTTCCTGAAGCAACTATTTCAAACCCTCAGCCTGAACCAATCGATCGCCGGCCTGGTCTGTCAGCAGCAACAGATGAGTTTGAGCGATTGGGTCGAACTGGTGATTGCCCTGCAATATGTGCAGCGAGGACTGGTGGTGTGGTTTGAGAAGCAGCCCTATAACTCCAAATGGGGTACAAAGCAGGCAGTTTCCACCTTTCTCACCTTTGCCGTCATCTGGAGTCAGCTTTCCAGCGGCCTTGAAGAAGCCCATGCCCTTAACGAAGAAACCCGTCAACAACTGAGCCAGGGTTGTTTTCAGGTAGTCCTACAAATTTTGCGGGCTTTCTCCCAGCGTCCTTACTTTCCCCTCTATGGTGGGGTGTTTGCGCTGTTTTCAGGGAACTATCTCCGCGAAACATTGAACTACCTGGATGAACCCCTACAGCAGGTAGCCGGCACCCAGGAAAAAGCCCGGATTCTGACCCTGATTGGCTATTCCTGGCGAGCGGCAGGATTCATTGAGCGAGCGATCGGGTTTCACCAGGAAGCACTGGAAATTGCCCGGCAGGCAGGCGATCGCCCCTGCGAAATTGCCAACCTCAATCACCTCAGCCGCGCCTACATCGCCAGAAAAGAGTTCTCGGAATCCATCAACTACAGTCAGCGGGCACTGGTATTTGCCCGGCAGGCAGGCGATCGCCTGGGAGAAGCCAACGCCCTCACCAACCTGGGCTATGGCGAAGTGCTTAATGCCCGTCAGCGAGAAAGCATGGACCCAGACGAATACCAGACCGCCGTTGGCTATCTCAAGCAGGGACTGAACCTGTTAGAGCAGTCCGTCATGTCCAAGTTAGACAACGTTGCCGCCCGTCAGAGTCAGGCACTGTGCTACAACAGCCTGGGCATTGCCCACGTGATTTTAGGGCAACTTCCAATGGCGATGGCTTACCTGGAAAAGGGGGTGGAGGCTGCCCAACTCTCAGGTGACCTGTACCTGCAAGGAACCAACTACGCCTTCCTGGCAGAGGTAAACTACTCCCAGAACCAGCGAGAGCGTGCTCTCTATTGTGCCTGCCTGGCCATGTATCTGCTGGAAAGAATCCAGGCTGCCGAATGGCGACAACCAGCAGGCTTGCTATCTATTTTGCAGGGTCAGGTTGGCGAAAAAGAATTTCAGACTGCGATCGCCCAGTTCAGACCCCAAATCATTGCAGTCATTGGGGTCGATGGGTACGATTATTTACCCAAACTCCTGGAGGACTATCAGCGATCGCTCAGTTAA
- a CDS encoding glycosyltransferase family 2 protein — protein MPELDELKQRLQTSMTKLIIQIPCYNEEATLGLTLSELPRQIAGIDTVEWLVINDGSADRTVEVARSLGVEHIVSFEHNQGLAKAFMAGLEASLKAGADIIVNTDADNQYCAADIPLLVEPILMGQAEIVIGARPIRQIKHFSPVKKILQEFGSWVVRMVSNTDIPDAPSGFRAISRNAALQINVFNQYTYTLEMIIQAGQKGMAITSVPVRTNDYLRPSRLVKSIPAYVRRSILTILRIFMTYQPLKFFFLLGSLPFTLGTLLGVRWLILFFIEQSIRARVPSLVLAAILILIGFQLWIFGLVADLMSVNRRILEDIQLRLRRAEMDQAGREAEGDD, from the coding sequence ATGCCAGAGTTGGATGAATTGAAACAGCGTCTGCAAACCAGTATGACCAAACTGATTATTCAAATTCCCTGCTACAACGAGGAGGCAACTTTAGGGTTGACTCTTTCAGAACTGCCCCGCCAGATTGCGGGGATTGATACTGTTGAATGGCTGGTGATTAACGATGGCAGTGCAGACAGGACCGTAGAAGTAGCGCGATCGCTGGGCGTTGAGCACATTGTTAGCTTTGAGCATAACCAGGGGCTGGCGAAAGCATTTATGGCAGGGCTGGAAGCCAGTCTCAAAGCTGGAGCCGATATCATTGTCAACACCGATGCCGATAACCAGTACTGTGCGGCGGATATTCCGCTCCTGGTAGAGCCGATCTTGATGGGACAGGCAGAAATTGTGATTGGAGCGCGTCCCATTCGCCAGATTAAGCATTTCTCTCCTGTCAAGAAGATTCTCCAGGAATTTGGCAGTTGGGTTGTGCGTATGGTCAGCAATACGGATATTCCGGATGCCCCCAGTGGATTCCGTGCCATCAGCCGCAATGCCGCCCTTCAGATTAATGTGTTCAATCAATACACCTATACTCTGGAAATGATTATCCAGGCTGGACAGAAAGGGATGGCCATTACGTCCGTCCCGGTTCGCACCAATGATTATCTGCGTCCGTCTCGATTGGTCAAAAGTATCCCCGCTTATGTGCGGCGATCGATCCTGACGATTCTGCGCATTTTCATGACCTATCAGCCGCTCAAGTTCTTTTTTCTGCTGGGCAGTCTGCCATTTACTCTGGGAACGTTGCTGGGAGTCCGCTGGCTAATTTTATTTTTTATAGAGCAAAGTATAAGGGCGAGGGTTCCCAGCCTTGTACTGGCAGCAATTTTAATTCTGATTGGCTTTCAACTCTGGATTTTTGGTCTGGTTGCTGATCTGATGTCCGTCAATCGCAGAATTCTGGAAGACATCCAACTCCGGTTAAGGCGGGCGGAAATGGATCAGGCAGGGCGGGAGGCAGAAGGCGATGATTAG
- a CDS encoding ADP-ribosylglycohydrolase family protein translates to MAENREQRESDRFRGCLLGLAVGDAVGTTVEFRSRGSFSPVQGMVGGGPFNLKPGQWTDDTSMALCLATSLVNIGGFDAVDQMNRYCHWYEHGYLSSTGKCFDIGNTVSQALHQYKVSGDPFSGSTNPRSAGNGCLMRLAPVPMFYFPDRDRVLHFSGESARTTHGAAECIDASRLFGEILLRALSGGSKTEILLGHAPGRAISPSLQAIAEGAYRHKSRHQIRGTGYVVESLEAALWCFWTTETYEQAILAAANLGDDADTTAAICGQVAGAYYGESGIPGRWLSQLTMRAEITELADQLYAAAPQEGKFNSFENLLGTDLPEIREI, encoded by the coding sequence GTGGCAGAGAACAGGGAACAGAGGGAATCAGACCGATTCCGGGGATGTTTACTGGGGCTGGCTGTCGGGGATGCGGTGGGCACAACCGTTGAGTTTCGATCCCGGGGTTCATTTTCACCGGTACAGGGCATGGTGGGTGGAGGTCCATTTAATCTCAAACCGGGTCAATGGACCGACGATACATCCATGGCATTATGCCTTGCCACCAGTCTGGTCAATATTGGGGGATTTGATGCTGTTGATCAAATGAATCGTTACTGCCACTGGTACGAGCACGGTTACCTCAGTAGCACCGGGAAATGTTTCGACATCGGTAACACCGTCAGTCAGGCTTTACACCAGTACAAAGTGTCTGGCGATCCATTCAGTGGCTCGACAAACCCACGATCTGCCGGTAATGGTTGTCTGATGCGGCTTGCACCCGTGCCAATGTTCTACTTCCCAGACCGAGATCGGGTACTCCATTTCTCTGGAGAGAGTGCTCGAACGACTCACGGTGCCGCAGAGTGCATAGACGCCAGCCGCCTATTTGGAGAGATCCTTTTGCGGGCACTCTCAGGGGGCAGCAAAACGGAAATTCTTCTGGGACACGCCCCAGGGAGAGCCATATCGCCGTCACTTCAGGCGATCGCAGAAGGTGCATATCGTCATAAATCAAGGCATCAGATTCGGGGTACAGGCTATGTGGTTGAAAGCCTGGAAGCTGCTCTCTGGTGTTTTTGGACAACGGAAACCTATGAACAGGCAATCCTTGCCGCGGCCAACCTGGGTGATGATGCAGATACCACAGCCGCGATTTGTGGCCAGGTGGCTGGAGCGTATTACGGTGAATCCGGCATACCCGGTCGCTGGCTGAGCCAACTGACCATGCGGGCGGAAATTACTGAACTTGCCGATCAACTCTATGCTGCTGCCCCTCAGGAAGGAAAATTCAATTCGTTTGAGAACCTGTTAGGGACGGATTTACCAGAAATCAGGGAAATTTGA
- a CDS encoding NAD-dependent epimerase/dehydratase family protein has product MKALVTGASGFTGSHLVRALEQRGDEVVALVRQSSNLSRLAGCRAKLVYGDLSDRTALKVATTGVDTVFHTAAYVELGLVNAAEMERVNVAGTRAVLETAQAAGVSKMVYCSTIGIFGDTQGRLVNETFKRQQPDFSSAYDRTKFEAQKLVDQAAADGFPVVSLLPSGIFGPDDPHFGPVLNQFLKGRLKLWAGGSRITGIVHVDDLATAMILAAEKGTPGEHYIISAGEMTTREMFDLLGREQGIPAPDEAPEVLVRLLGTILDPIGRLFSWQPPLSRERVHYIYDRCVRVDASKARQELGWEPRSAERVIQELGKSHSGHSQSQDQSSKAHQSTIS; this is encoded by the coding sequence ATGAAAGCACTCGTTACAGGAGCCAGTGGCTTCACAGGGTCTCATCTTGTCAGAGCCCTGGAACAGAGAGGAGATGAGGTTGTTGCCCTGGTCCGCCAGTCGAGCAATTTATCCAGGCTGGCAGGGTGCAGAGCAAAGCTGGTGTATGGAGATTTGAGCGATCGCACTGCCCTGAAAGTTGCCACAACCGGCGTAGATACAGTCTTTCATACAGCCGCCTATGTGGAACTGGGACTGGTGAACGCAGCCGAGATGGAGCGGGTCAACGTGGCCGGCACTCGCGCTGTCCTGGAAACAGCACAGGCGGCTGGTGTTTCCAAAATGGTTTATTGCAGCACGATTGGCATCTTTGGAGATACCCAGGGACGCCTGGTTAATGAAACCTTTAAGCGACAACAGCCAGATTTTTCCTCTGCCTACGATCGCACCAAATTTGAAGCCCAAAAACTTGTTGATCAGGCAGCGGCAGATGGGTTTCCCGTAGTCAGTCTGTTACCTTCAGGCATTTTTGGTCCCGATGATCCCCACTTTGGTCCCGTCTTGAACCAGTTCCTGAAAGGCAGGTTGAAACTGTGGGCAGGGGGGAGTCGCATCACCGGCATTGTCCACGTAGATGACCTGGCAACTGCGATGATTCTGGCGGCTGAAAAAGGCACCCCAGGAGAGCACTACATCATCTCTGCGGGCGAAATGACCACTCGCGAGATGTTTGACTTACTCGGCAGGGAGCAGGGAATTCCCGCCCCTGATGAAGCCCCAGAAGTGTTAGTGCGCCTGCTGGGAACCATCCTTGACCCCATTGGCCGCCTGTTTTCCTGGCAACCCCCCTTGAGTCGGGAACGTGTCCACTACATTTACGATCGCTGTGTTCGAGTGGATGCCAGCAAAGCCCGCCAGGAACTGGGCTGGGAACCGCGCTCAGCCGAGAGGGTGATTCAGGAGTTGGGAAAAAGCCATAGCGGTCATTCTCAAAGTCAGGACCAGTCCAGCAAGGCCCACCAATCCACAATCAGTTGA
- a CDS encoding AAA family ATPase, producing MRDRIQQLTENLGQTIVGKQDAIRLVLVALISGGHTLLEDVPGVGKTLLAKSLARSIDGKFQRIQCTPDLLPTDVTGTNIWNQRTGEFEFLMGPVFTNILLADEVNRATPRTQSALLEVMEEHQVTVDGVTRKVPNPFFVIATQNPVEYQGTFPLPEAQMDRFTLSLSLGYPTEAEELQMLQRLQDPSGMSELHPCISLEEVQELQRLSSLVRVEPPLQQYMLNLVRATRQDEEIRLGISPRGTVALFRAAQALAYLEDRNYATPDDIKYLAPHVLSHRMIPAGGRGATAIVERLLHSVPIP from the coding sequence ATGAGAGACCGTATTCAGCAACTGACTGAAAACCTGGGTCAAACCATCGTCGGCAAACAAGATGCCATACGCCTGGTCCTGGTGGCGTTGATTTCAGGCGGGCACACCCTTTTAGAAGATGTTCCTGGGGTTGGTAAAACGCTACTTGCCAAGTCCCTGGCACGCTCTATTGATGGCAAATTCCAGCGAATTCAATGTACACCTGACCTGCTGCCGACTGACGTAACCGGAACCAACATCTGGAATCAACGGACAGGTGAGTTTGAGTTTTTAATGGGGCCAGTGTTTACCAATATATTGCTGGCAGATGAGGTGAATCGGGCAACCCCCCGCACCCAATCTGCCCTGCTCGAAGTTATGGAAGAACATCAGGTTACCGTGGATGGCGTGACTCGCAAAGTCCCCAACCCCTTTTTTGTCATTGCGACCCAAAACCCGGTGGAATACCAGGGAACGTTTCCGTTGCCAGAAGCCCAAATGGATCGGTTTACGCTTTCGCTGTCCCTGGGATATCCTACAGAAGCGGAAGAACTGCAAATGCTCCAGCGACTTCAGGACCCTTCAGGGATGAGCGAATTACATCCCTGTATTTCCCTGGAGGAGGTTCAGGAACTTCAGCGTCTAAGTTCCCTGGTGCGCGTTGAACCTCCACTCCAGCAATACATGTTGAATCTGGTGCGAGCAACCCGCCAGGATGAAGAAATCAGGCTGGGTATTAGCCCCAGAGGAACCGTTGCCCTGTTTCGGGCCGCACAGGCACTTGCCTACCTGGAAGACCGGAACTATGCCACTCCCGATGACATCAAGTATCTGGCTCCCCATGTTCTTTCCCATCGGATGATTCCCGCCGGGGGAAGAGGCGCAACGGCAATTGTTGAACGTCTGCTGCACTCAGTCCCGATTCCCTGA